CATACAGTAAATCAGAGATCAATCATGGCAAAAGCAAAGGCAGCACCGAAACCACCCTCCTCTTACGAGCTGCTGGGTATGCGAATCCAGGGGGCGATCAATACGCCCAAGGCCCAGCTCTCGAAGTCGGTGCTGCTGGAGCGCTCAGCATATGATGCTGCCGACGACTGGGATCGCATCCTGGACGAGATCGCCGAAAACGATAACGTAACCATCGCCCACCGCGATGACGGCCTGATACAGCTATTCTGGACCGTGCCGAAAGAAGATTGACCGCCCACCTGAGCCCGCCTATGTGCGGGCTTTTTTGTGTCTGCGATAAAAATAATACGTCGACGTATTGACTCGATCGATACGCGGACGTATTGTTACCCCATCGAGTCACCCAACAGGGACTCGCCAGGGCCTCACAGCCCGCCGCTCTTTAACAGCACGGGAACCTCGCAGATCGATCCCCAGCAATGGGCACAGCGCGAGCAATAAATTCGATCTCCACGCCAGCTCTGGAACTGGCCGTGCTCACCAGATGTGAGTACGCGAAACCACGCAAGCCAGCCGGGAAGAACGCCGTCCACGAAATGTGTGACCTGGCCAGAGATATGAATCGGGCGATGCGCGTGGTGGAGACAACAAATTTTCTCGATGACCTTGGCAACAGGGTCATCCGGAAAATCAAACCGGAGTAACCGCCATGAGCAAAGGAGTCGTGATTAAGTACGAGTGTGGCGCATGTAATGAGCAGCACGACGACGAAGACGGGGCGCGCGAATGCTGCATGCCGAGCGTTACCGAGATGTACATCTGCCCCATATGTGACGAGCAGCACGACGAAATGGAGGACGCCGAGAAATGCATCCTCGGGCACGCCGACATCGAATCCACTGATGATCAGCACTGTCCTAACTGTCTACGACCCTCCGACACAGCTCAACTTATGATTGAGGTGGCGATTGCCGGTCATTGCAGTGTATGCAATCCGATCTACACGCCAGATGAAAATCTCAGGATCAAGTATGCACTTGAGCCAAAAGACCTGTGAGCGCACCCACAGATTTACTGATGCCGCTTCTATGAGGCGGCATTGGAAATCAACGGAGACCACCGAAATGCTCAACATCAACGAAGACGATCTGAAAACTGCAATTGTAGCCAAAGTATCTGATGAGCTACTGCGCGACGGCGATGACCTTTCCGGCATGGTTGCTGCGGAACTGAAGAAACGCATCGACAAGATCTTCAACGAGCGCGTAACAGCGCAAATTGAAGCCGCAATCAACGAAACCATCAACGGTTCCTTTGAGCGCGAGTATCGCCGGGTAAATACCTGGGGCGAGCCAGAAGGTCCGGCCACAACAATTCGCAAAGAGCTGGAAAATACCGTGAACGCTTACTGGTCTGCGAAGGTTGAGCCGCGCACAGGCAAGGCCGCGACGAGCGACTACAACACGGTCACCCGTGCCGAATACATCATGACTCAGGTCTGCGCCGAAGACTTCACAAAGGAAATGACCCAGAGCGTGCGCAACGTATCGGGCGCCCTGAAAGACGGCCTTCGCATACAACTGGCCAAACAGATGGACACCATGCTGAACGGCCTGTTTCACATCAAAAGCTTGCAAGACCAAGGCAAGGCTGAAAAGCCGTACTGACCTTTTCACTGATGCCCATCCAGAGCGGTGAGCATTGGGAAAACAACCGGAGATATGCAAATGCCAATGTTCCGCAAAAAACCAGTAGTCATCGAAGCCGTTCAGTTTGACGGCACCTTTGCCTCTGTAGAGGGGGATGCTGATCCCGAGCTGCTCCCAGGATCTGGGCAGCAACACGCTGGAGATTGAAACCCTCGAAGGCGTTATGACTGCGAAGCCGGGCGACTGGATCATTAAAGGCGTGAAGGGTGAATTCTACCCTTGCAAACCGGACATCTTCGCCGCGACTTACGATCCGGCCTAACCCACTCCTTGCACGTCAGCCAGACGAAAATTGGCCCGATCCTTTCCTTGGGGAGACTCGTATAGGAAAGCAGCCCGCACATGCGGAACCACCCTTCTCGCCTCTACCCGTCAGCACTTCTACCCCGCGCCCATCGGCAACCAGCGGGAGGCATGAGTTTTGACGAATACAGGTGAACCCACAGAGGACATCAGCGATGTGTACTTGCAAACAGGATACCGAAGCGAGGCTGCTTGAAGCTCTGCCCGCCGAACTTCCGGAAGGCTTCAAGGGCTTGAGTGCGCGGCTGACCGGCTACGCAATGTTTTTCGGTGGGAATCAAGCGCGGTTCAAGCAGGTCATGCCGATTGAAGTCACGTATCAGGCCCCGACCAAGGCTGGCGTGATGAAGGGCAAGAAGAAGTCGATGAGCATGCTGGCCAACTACTGCATGTTCTGCGGCGAGAAGTACGACAAGGACGAGCCAGAAGACGCTGACGCCGCCTAACCGGGTGAACCAACGAATGGAGAGAGTCATGAACTTCCAACCACCAGATCCGCCCGAGTACGGCCACTGCCTGACCTGCAACCGGGTCATCCATGTGGACGAAAAACGCGGCGATAAATGCATTGAGTGTGACGACCAAGAAGCCAGCGACGGTGCCGATGAAAACGGGGTTCGCCCTGCTGTTTCTGAGGACGGCGCCTACCTCTTCAACCCGTGGACCGGCCAACACGAATAGGCCGCCCGTTCCGCCTAACCCCAAACACTGGAGGTCGCCATGAGCGATTGGATCAAGGTTGAAGACCGGCTGCCGGGTTTCCCGATTGAGGTAATCGTGGCTTACCACTCCGACGCTGATGGCGAGCCATGCCTGGATACGGGCTTGGCAATTCTTCACCCGGACGGAATCTGGCGCGGCGCTGGTGTGTTCTACCAGCTTGGACAGGTTCAAAAGTTCGCTATCCGGGAATGCATTAAAAAAGTAACCCACTGGCAGCCACTCCCCGCCCCGCCCACCGAATAACGCCACTGTGGAGGCATCTATGGCCCGCACTTACGAATATTGGACGGTCAAGGATGGCGAGGACATTGCCGTCAACCTGACCGTTGTCTCTTTCTCGGCCTCGAAAGGCAACTTCAGCTCGCAGGCCGCTGATCCCGATGAGTATCACGGGCACTGCGAAATCGAGTGGGAATCGAAAGACGACACCAGCTTCATGACTGAATCAGAGATCGCCTCGATGGAAGAGTGGCTTGTGAATGAGCATTCCGAGTACCTGGCCGATCAGGACTACTACGACTAACCCGCCACCCTGGAGGCGACCATGCACCACAGCATTCAATCGCGCCGCGACATCGTCGACGGCCTGCGTCAGCGCTCCCTTCTCGCCACTGCTGATTTCTACCGGCTGATTGATCGTCCGATGCCCGTGGTCACCTTCCGCATGGTGGTGAAGCCTGCGGGCCGCGACTTCTTCCATGTGGTGGACAGCCAGACTAACAAGGTCATGGGCTTCCGTCGCAACCACAACGAAGCCTGTGCCCTCGCCCGGAGCCTGGAGTCCCCCCATG
The Pseudomonas poae DNA segment above includes these coding regions:
- a CDS encoding DUF1654 domain-containing protein, with product MAKAKAAPKPPSSYELLGMRIQGAINTPKAQLSKSVLLERSAYDAADDWDRILDEIAENDNVTIAHRDDGLIQLFWTVPKED
- a CDS encoding DUF551 domain-containing protein — protein: MSDWIKVEDRLPGFPIEVIVAYHSDADGEPCLDTGLAILHPDGIWRGAGVFYQLGQVQKFAIRECIKKVTHWQPLPAPPTE